CGGCGATCATCCTGGTCGTCGCCATCGGCGGCACGGTCCTCATCGGCTCGATGACGGCCTACGCCATCGACCGGTTCCGGTTCCGCTTCCGCACGTCGGTGCTGGCCCTGTTCCTGGTCGCCGCGCTGGTCCCCGGCGTGACCACCCAGGTGGCCACCTTCCAGATCGTCAACAGCTTCGGCATGTTCGACAGTCTCTGGGCGCCGATCGCCCTCTACATGGGCACGGACATCGTCTCGATCTACATCTTCCTGCAGTTCGTCCGCTCGATCCCGGTCTCCCTGGACGAGTCGGCCCGCATCGACGGCGCCAACGCCTTCACGGTCTACCGCAAGGTCATCTTCCCGCTGCTGAAACCGGCGATCGCGACGGTCGTGATCGTGAAGGGGATCACCGTCTACAACGACTTCTACATCCCCTTCCTCTACATGCCCTCCGAAGATCTTGGCGTGATCTCGACGTCGCTGTTCCGCTTCAAGGGCCCCTTCGGCGCCCACTGGGAGACGATCTCGGCGGGAGCGATCCTGGTCATCGTCCCCACTCTGGCCGTCTTCCTGTTCCTCCAGCGGTTCATCTACAACGGTTTCACCCGGGGGGCCACGAAGTAGCCGGCCCTTCGGTCAGGCCTCCTTCGCGGACAGCGCCTCCACCAGCACCGGCGCCACCTGCTCCACCTGCCACGGCCGCGCACCATGCCCTGCCAGCGCGGCCGCCACCGACTGGGTGTCCACCACCGCCGGCGGCTCCCAGCACACCCGCCGCACCGTGTCCGGCGTGATCAGATTCTCCTGCGGCATGCCGAGCTGCTCGGCCACCGCCGAGATCCCCGCCCGGGCCGCGGACAACCGCGCCGCGGCCGCGGGGTCCTTGTCGGCCCAGGCACGCGGCGGCGGCGGCCCGGTCACCGCCTGCCCCGGCTGCGGCAACTGCGCCTCGCTCAGCCCCTTCGCCCGGTCCACCGCCGCCTGCCACTGCTCCAGCTGCCGCTTGCCCACGCGGTGCCCGAAACCGTTCAGCGCGGCCAGCGCGTGCACATTGGCCGGAAGCGCCAGCGCGGCCTCCACGATCGCCGCGTCCCCGAGCACCTTGCCGGGCGAGACGTCCCGCCGCTGCGCGATCCGGTCCCGGGTCTGCCACAGCTCCCGTACGACGGCCAGCTGCCGCCGCCGGCGCACCTTGTGCATGCCGGACGTACGCCGCCACGGGTCCTTGCGGGGCTCGGGCGGGGGAGCCGAGGCGATCGCGTCGAACTCCTGGCGGGCCCACTCCAGCTTGCCCTGCCGGTCCAGCTCCTTCTCCAGCGCGTCGCGCAGGTCGACGAGGAGCTCGACGTCCAGCGCCGCGTAGCGCAGCCAGGGCTCGGGCAGCGGCCGGGTCGACCAGTCGACGGCGGAGTGCCCCTTCTCCAGGACGAAGCCCAGCACGCTCTCGACCATCGCGCCGAGGCCGACCCGGGGGAACCCGGCGAGCCGTCCGGCCAGCTCCGTGTCGAACAGCC
This is a stretch of genomic DNA from Streptomyces hawaiiensis. It encodes these proteins:
- a CDS encoding carbohydrate ABC transporter permease translates to MTRRAVTRVLMYLSLIAATAVVLLPLAAVLLTSLKSEKEMADGSGALEFPGDPFHFDNYVTAFQDGRMLSAFANTAIILVVAIGGTVLIGSMTAYAIDRFRFRFRTSVLALFLVAALVPGVTTQVATFQIVNSFGMFDSLWAPIALYMGTDIVSIYIFLQFVRSIPVSLDESARIDGANAFTVYRKVIFPLLKPAIATVVIVKGITVYNDFYIPFLYMPSEDLGVISTSLFRFKGPFGAHWETISAGAILVIVPTLAVFLFLQRFIYNGFTRGATK
- a CDS encoding ribonuclease D, producing MTDAHDTAADSSLRTTGGAPPDDGGSSAEEAPIPLLEPREGIPPVIADETALARMIAAFEAGSGPVAVDAERASGYRYGQRAYLVQLRREGAGTALIDPVACPDLSALGDALSGVEWVLHAATQDLPCLREIGMVPTRLFDTELAGRLAGFPRVGLGAMVESVLGFVLEKGHSAVDWSTRPLPEPWLRYAALDVELLVDLRDALEKELDRQGKLEWARQEFDAIASAPPPEPRKDPWRRTSGMHKVRRRRQLAVVRELWQTRDRIAQRRDVSPGKVLGDAAIVEAALALPANVHALAALNGFGHRVGKRQLEQWQAAVDRAKGLSEAQLPQPGQAVTGPPPPRAWADKDPAAAARLSAARAGISAVAEQLGMPQENLITPDTVRRVCWEPPAVVDTQSVAAALAGHGARPWQVEQVAPVLVEALSAKEA